One genomic region from Bacillus sp. SLBN-46 encodes:
- a CDS encoding peroxiredoxin family protein: protein MLNKKNLMIVIALIGLIGWGIYDTSLSSSNKTEKGSEVKEAATTSKNLEIGLQEGNKAPNFSLKTLDGQEVKLSDMVGKKVILNFWATWCPPCKAEMPHMQEFYEEQKNNQVTILAVNLTTSEKSSDNIGAFVKDYGLTFPIVLDSEGQVGQTYQAVTIPTSYIIDTKGVIRKKIVGPMDKEMMTELLQSVD, encoded by the coding sequence ATTTTGAATAAGAAAAATTTAATGATCGTAATTGCATTAATTGGTTTAATTGGATGGGGAATTTATGATACCTCATTATCGTCGTCAAATAAAACAGAAAAAGGTAGTGAGGTGAAGGAAGCTGCAACAACATCAAAGAATCTAGAAATAGGGCTGCAGGAAGGGAATAAGGCACCGAATTTTAGTTTAAAAACCTTGGATGGACAAGAAGTAAAGCTTTCTGATATGGTAGGGAAGAAAGTAATATTAAATTTCTGGGCCACATGGTGTCCACCATGTAAAGCTGAGATGCCGCATATGCAGGAGTTTTATGAGGAACAAAAAAATAATCAAGTAACAATTTTAGCTGTTAATTTAACTACTTCAGAAAAAAGCAGTGATAATATTGGGGCATTCGTGAAAGATTATGGCTTAACTTTCCCAATCGTACTTGATAGCGAAGGACAAGTTGGACAAACATATCAGGCTGTTACTATTCCAACCAGTTATATTATTGATACCAAAGGCGTTATCCGGAAAAAGATTGTAGGTCCTATGGATAAAGAAATGATGACTGAACTATTACAAAGTGTGGATTAA
- a CDS encoding DUF202 domain-containing protein, giving the protein MSKEEVKEQEIKQTVDSKYIQQHLANERTYLAWIRTAIAIIGVGFLVTNLHFNMMSSLSPIGDLLANLIGIASVGLGIVTILMATIVYLRKVTTINQQTFTASKKYIITLSILIIFITLLFGAYFLMF; this is encoded by the coding sequence ATGAGCAAGGAAGAAGTAAAGGAACAAGAAATTAAGCAGACAGTAGATTCAAAATATATTCAACAGCATCTTGCAAATGAACGGACATATTTAGCATGGATCCGAACAGCTATCGCAATAATTGGTGTTGGCTTTTTAGTAACAAATTTACATTTTAATATGATGTCTAGTCTCTCCCCGATAGGCGATCTTTTAGCAAACTTAATAGGGATCGCCTCTGTAGGACTAGGAATTGTTACTATTTTAATGGCGACAATTGTATATTTGAGAAAGGTTACCACAATTAATCAGCAAACCTTTACAGCTTCCAAAAAATATATCATAACACTTAGTATCTTAATTATTTTTATTACTTTGTTATTTGGAGCCTATTTTTTAATGTTTTAA